A DNA window from Aestuariispira ectoiniformans contains the following coding sequences:
- the mdoH gene encoding glucans biosynthesis glucosyltransferase MdoH: protein MNQSINTPDRYRLLLRVIYAVLSIGSTVAGAWGATALLGLKLEGIQGQGIPALILLLSFTLLFGWICTNFWIALIGFISVILAKFRCRTRDFGLERCNGRTAIVIPIYNEDVDRVASGVQAMLASLQRCGWLDHFDLYLLSDSTDQEIWLEEEKAWADICRSSLYRNKVFYRRRIKNEQRKSGNIKEFLERFGALYRYMVVLDADSLMDGRTLAEMVRRMEANPRLGLLQTWPQVLAGDTLFARMQQFASWVYGRPLAFGMAALFGAQGNYWGHNAIIRIEAFVESCGLPMLPGKEPLGGEILSHDFVEAALLVRRGWEVRLAPDLGGSFEEVPTNLQQSLMRDRRWCQGNLQHGWLLLAKGFHPMSRMTFFTGIMAYLTAPLWLLFVVATIVVAARSNTIFDPELTLTSLSGDAWALRPLWGDELISLLLLGGTLLSLFGPKLLGLILAIIESPKNIVGILSGVLLETVLSVLQAPVVMMRHSQFIFCLFTGRGVRWDAQQRDVDRVRWGEAVRANWDITLVGLGLLAAVIHWTPAALVWISPIAAGSILSIPMTVLTAHGGVGRYLRVKRIFSIPAEYRPSLMLRHVAHLRLAREAMPKGDIVRAVIEDPVMNAIHRFVLSNMQSDADLMTQASNENNWLNSPSRVKEEHLKFWSGNTANVQEQPPESGRRS from the coding sequence ATGAATCAGAGCATCAACACGCCCGACCGATACAGGCTTTTGCTGCGCGTCATCTATGCTGTGCTATCTATTGGATCGACGGTTGCCGGTGCATGGGGGGCAACTGCCCTCTTAGGCTTGAAGCTTGAGGGAATTCAAGGGCAAGGGATTCCGGCGTTGATCCTCTTGTTGAGTTTCACGCTGCTTTTCGGTTGGATTTGCACCAATTTCTGGATCGCATTGATCGGCTTTATCAGCGTAATTCTTGCAAAGTTTCGCTGCCGAACAAGGGATTTCGGCCTGGAACGGTGCAATGGCCGCACGGCAATTGTGATCCCGATCTATAATGAGGATGTTGACCGGGTCGCGTCCGGTGTACAGGCGATGTTGGCGTCACTTCAGCGTTGCGGTTGGCTGGATCATTTCGACCTCTACCTGCTCAGCGACAGCACCGATCAGGAAATATGGCTAGAAGAGGAAAAGGCCTGGGCCGATATCTGTCGTTCGTCGTTATATCGCAACAAGGTATTTTACCGCCGAAGGATAAAAAACGAGCAGCGCAAAAGTGGGAATATCAAGGAATTTCTGGAACGCTTTGGAGCGCTTTATCGTTACATGGTGGTACTTGATGCGGACAGTCTCATGGACGGCCGCACACTTGCGGAAATGGTTCGCCGGATGGAGGCGAATCCCAGGTTGGGGCTGCTTCAGACTTGGCCGCAAGTTCTTGCCGGCGACACGCTGTTTGCCCGGATGCAGCAGTTTGCTTCCTGGGTCTATGGCCGGCCGCTTGCGTTTGGTATGGCGGCACTGTTTGGGGCACAGGGTAACTACTGGGGGCATAACGCCATCATCAGGATCGAAGCATTTGTCGAATCCTGTGGGTTGCCGATGCTACCGGGGAAGGAACCGCTTGGGGGTGAAATCCTCAGTCATGACTTTGTAGAAGCAGCCCTGTTGGTGCGCCGGGGGTGGGAGGTCCGTCTGGCTCCTGACCTGGGAGGAAGCTTTGAAGAAGTGCCAACCAATCTGCAGCAAAGCCTCATGCGGGATCGTCGGTGGTGTCAGGGCAATCTGCAACATGGTTGGTTGCTGTTGGCCAAGGGCTTTCATCCGATGTCCCGAATGACATTCTTTACAGGGATCATGGCCTATTTGACGGCACCTCTATGGCTTCTCTTCGTAGTAGCAACGATTGTTGTTGCAGCCCGAAGCAACACTATTTTCGATCCGGAACTAACCCTGACATCCTTGTCCGGCGATGCTTGGGCATTGCGCCCACTTTGGGGAGATGAGTTGATCTCTCTTCTTCTCCTTGGTGGAACGTTGCTGTCATTGTTCGGACCCAAGTTGTTGGGCCTTATATTGGCAATAATCGAATCTCCTAAAAATATCGTTGGAATTCTGTCAGGTGTTTTGCTTGAGACGGTTTTGTCTGTTTTGCAGGCGCCCGTTGTGATGATGCGCCACAGCCAATTTATTTTTTGCCTGTTCACCGGGCGTGGGGTTCGCTGGGATGCACAACAGCGTGACGTTGACCGTGTTCGATGGGGAGAGGCGGTTAGGGCGAACTGGGACATAACCTTGGTTGGGCTCGGGCTGCTTGCTGCGGTAATTCATTGGACCCCCGCTGCGTTGGTTTGGATATCTCCCATTGCCGCAGGGTCGATACTGTCCATTCCGATGACTGTTTTGACGGCGCATGGTGGCGTCGGACGATATCTGCGTGTGAAGCGGATTTTCAGTATACCTGCAGAATACCGGCCCAGCCTTATGCTGCGGCATGTGGCGCATTTGCGTCTGGCCCGTGAAGCCATGCCGAAAGGGGATATTGTCCGTGCCGTGATTGAAGACCCGGTCATGAATGCAATCCATCGCTTTGTGCTGTCGAACATGCAATCCGATGCTGATCTGATGACCCAGGCCAGCAATGAAAACAACTGGCTGAATTCGCCGTCGCGGGTGAAGGAAGAGCATCTTAAATTCTGGTCTGGCAACACCGCGAATGTACAGGAACAACCGCCGGAAAGCGGGCGCCGGTCATGA
- a CDS encoding DUF1851 domain-containing protein → MAFGLDLDDAAAKAINAYDEDDKPLFARAKKKLGALEPGECYGFFPALAMGGAPKLENLKRVQALEHFLFLAQLQQFTLVDFLSRPVREVRLIG, encoded by the coding sequence ATGGCTTTCGGTCTAGATCTGGATGATGCTGCTGCCAAGGCCATAAACGCCTACGACGAAGACGACAAGCCGCTCTTCGCACGCGCCAAGAAGAAGCTCGGAGCCTTGGAGCCGGGCGAGTGTTATGGCTTTTTCCCGGCGCTTGCCATGGGCGGAGCCCCGAAACTGGAAAACCTCAAACGTGTGCAGGCATTGGAGCATTTCCTGTTCCTGGCCCAATTGCAGCAATTCACCCTGGTCGACTTCCTTTCTCGCCCAGTCCGGGAAGTGCGGTTGATCGGGTAG
- a CDS encoding colicin immunity domain-containing protein, whose protein sequence is MSDLRNCIDLVKQFVSGEISASDFETSYLKIFSSEEAIFPEAEFSVLNKLFTDVDAFCSDVHLRDEDDIGEEELLECAQEALKKLSKM, encoded by the coding sequence ATGAGCGACTTACGCAATTGCATAGACCTAGTTAAACAATTTGTATCAGGAGAAATAAGTGCTTCGGATTTTGAGACGTCCTATCTTAAAATATTCTCCAGCGAGGAAGCCATTTTTCCTGAAGCAGAATTCAGTGTTCTGAATAAGCTTTTTACTGATGTAGATGCATTTTGCTCGGATGTTCATCTGCGGGATGAGGACGACATAGGAGAAGAAGAACTTCTGGAATGTGCCCAAGAAGCGCTTAAGAAATTATCCAAAATGTAG
- a CDS encoding DUF3630 family protein — MNKPKNVVFSEEVGQPLEVDIYAVPGWDGFDKLIEFLKNEYSVEVINRIDGPDARCWVLRSDGEEFELRHEDPYGNSIVASTVASEDIVRKIGLDLQERLKHL; from the coding sequence ATGAATAAGCCCAAAAATGTTGTCTTCTCTGAAGAAGTAGGGCAGCCACTTGAAGTGGATATATACGCTGTACCCGGTTGGGATGGTTTCGACAAATTAATTGAATTTCTGAAAAATGAGTACTCAGTTGAGGTTATCAATCGCATTGATGGTCCTGATGCTAGATGCTGGGTCCTTCGGTCGGATGGGGAAGAGTTTGAGTTAAGACATGAGGATCCTTACGGAAACTCAATTGTCGCTTCTACAGTTGCTAGCGAGGATATAGTAAGAAAAATTGGTTTGGATCTGCAGGAGAGGCTAAAGCATCTTTAG
- a CDS encoding CdiA C-terminal domain-containing protein, with protein sequence MEQNPIVDGPKNPDFRIDGKIYDNYAPETSSPRNIWKVVNNKVTSGQADNIVLNLADSDIDIEVLRRQFDDWPIDGLNDLKIISSDGYLGNL encoded by the coding sequence GTGGAGCAAAACCCGATCGTCGATGGGCCCAAGAATCCCGATTTTAGAATAGATGGGAAAATCTATGATAATTACGCCCCAGAAACCAGCAGCCCTCGAAATATTTGGAAGGTGGTAAACAATAAGGTGACGTCTGGGCAAGCTGATAACATTGTCTTGAATTTGGCTGACAGTGACATCGATATAGAGGTACTTCGCCGCCAGTTCGATGATTGGCCAATTGACGGCTTGAACGATCTAAAAATCATCTCATCCGACGGTTATTTGGGGAATTTGTAA
- a CDS encoding IS5 family transposase (programmed frameshift) — protein sequence MSRRRYELTDFEWSIIAPLLPNKPRGVPRVDDRRVLNGILWRFRAGTPWAEIPERYGPHTTCYNRFVRWRKAGVWDRLLEAISAAYDSDIVMIDSSCVRVHQHGATGKKGDDDGCMGRSRGGLTTKIHALVDAEGRPVKLALTPGQAHDGRSAEGLLKDLKEGAILLADRAYDSDAIRALADARKAWANIPPKRNRKKTFAFSSWVYRQRNLVERFFNKLKQFRGIATRYDRNPENFLAAVKLASCRIWIRSYESAA from the exons ATGAGCCGCCGCCGCTACGAACTGACAGATTTCGAATGGTCGATTATCGCACCTTTGCTGCCGAACAAGCCGCGCGGGGTACCACGTGTCGATGACCGGCGGGTGCTGAACGGCATTCTGTGGCGGTTCCGGGCAGGCACGCCTTGGGCGGAGATACCGGAGCGTTACGGCCCCCATACGACCTGCTACAATCGCTTCGTCCGCTGGCGCAAGGCCGGGGTATGGGATCGGCTTTTGGAGGCAATCTCAGCGGCTTACGACAGCGACATCGTCATGATCGACAGTAGTTGCGTCCGGGTCCATCAGCATGGTGCGACCGGTAAAAAGGGGGAT GACGATGGCTGCATGGGCCGTTCCCGGGGTGGACTGACGACCAAGATCCATGCCCTTGTCGACGCTGAAGGTCGGCCGGTGAAACTGGCCCTCACGCCGGGGCAAGCTCATGACGGCCGATCAGCGGAGGGCCTGCTCAAAGACTTGAAGGAGGGGGCCATCCTGCTGGCCGACCGGGCCTATGACAGTGACGCCATCCGCGCCCTTGCCGACGCGCGCAAGGCCTGGGCCAATATTCCGCCAAAACGGAACCGCAAAAAGACCTTCGCCTTCTCAAGCTGGGTCTATCGCCAGCGCAACCTCGTCGAGCGCTTCTTCAACAAGCTCAAGCAATTCCGGGGCATCGCCACGCGATACGACCGTAACCCAGAGAATTTCCTGGCTGCCGTCAAGCTCGCTTCATGCCGCATCTGGATCAGAAGTTATGAGTCTGCGGCCTAG